The Mucilaginibacter rubeus genomic interval GAAACAATTCAGGTAATACAGGATGATGAAAGTTTTAAAAGTCGGATCAGTGCAATACATTCAGAAACTCCTATTGATATTATTGTTGATTACCTGTGGGGGCATACAGCCGAAATGATACTGGGCTGTATAAAAGGAGATGGCTCATTTACCAATAAAATAAGATACGTATCTGTTGGTGGCATGTCGGGAGATCTTATACAGTTATCGGCTGCCAACCTCAGGAGTGTTGATCTTCAATTAACTGGGTCGGGACTTGGTGCCTGGTCAAAAGCACAGGTAGGCGAACTGTTTACTGAGATTTTGCCGGAGATGTTCGTGCTTGCCGCCGGAGGTAAGTTGAAAGTTGATACTATCGCGGTTAAATTGGCGGATATAGCCGAACTGTGGGAGCAGGACGTATTTGGCGGGCAACGCCTCGTTGTAACAATCTAAGAAACTTTTTGAAAATATATAAAAGCCGTCATTGCGAGGCACGAAGCAATCCCCAATAGACAGAGGAGCTATACAAGGCTGCCCTGTAAAGTTCGCGATTGCTTCGTACCTCGCAATGACGGGTGGAATAGCAATTTTATTTATAAATAAAAAATCCCCCGGTTTATTAAAACCGGGGGATAAAACAAATAACTATTTTATTCAGGGCATTAAAGCTTAGCTGATTTTACAGTTTTGATGATAACTGCAGCAACTTTATATGGATCAGCAGCTGAGTTAGGACGACGATCTTCCAGGTAACCGCTCCAGTTATGATCTACTGCATAAAGAGGGATACGGATAGAAGCACCGCGGTCAGATACACCATAGCTAAAGTCATGGATAGAAGCGGTTTCGTGTTTACCGGTTAAACGCTGATCGTTGTCAGCACCGTAAACTGCGATACACTCAGCAACAGCAGGACGGAAAGACTCGCAGATAGCTGTGAAAATTTCTTTGCTGTTTGCAGTACGTAAAGTAGTATTTGAGAAGTTAGCGTGCATACCAGAACCGTTCCAGTCTAATTGACCAAGCGGTTTGCAATGCCAGTTAATAGCAACTCCGTATTTTTCACCAATTCTTTCTAATAAATAACGTGCAACCCAGATCTGGTCACCAGCTTCTTTAGCGCCTTTAGCGAAGATCTGGAATTCCCACTGACCTGCAGCAACCTCAGCGTTGATACCTTCAACGTTTAGGCCTGCTTCTAAACACGCGTCTAAGTGCTCTTCAACGATTTCGCGACCGAAAGCGTTTTTAGCGCCTACTGAACAGTAGTAAGGGCCTTGTGGAGCTGGGTAGCCGGCAGCCGGGAAACCAAGCGGTTTGCTGGTTGATGGATCCCACAGGAAGTACTCCTGCTCAAAACCAAACCAGAAATCGTTATCATCATCAGCGATGGTAGCACGACCGTTTGATTCGTGTGGTTTACCGTCAGCACTTAATACTTCGCACATTACTAAGTAAGCGCTTTTTCTTTGTGGATCAGGAACAACAAAAACTGGCTTTAAGATACAATCTGATGAACCACCTGGTGCCTGCTCAGTTGAAGAACCATCAAAGCTCCAGTTATCTAAATCTTCTACTTTGCCGCTAAATTCTTTAACGATTTTTGTTTTGCTACGCAGGCTTTGTGTTGGTTTATAGCCATCAAGCCAAATGTACTCGAGTTTTGTTGCCATTTTTTAATTAATTTGTAAAGTTGGGGTTCTAATTATAGTTTTTGTATTAATCTCAATAATTATTAAGGCGAATTTAAATTATTTTTACAAAAATCATTACAAATGTTAAGAAATTTTACATTTTTTTTCAATAACATGTTAATTATGGCCGGAAACACGTAAAAAAGAAACCTCAAAACTGCATTTTTAACAATTTCATATTTTTAGAAATAAATTGAGGGTGTTTTTTGACAATAACGTAAATTTGAATGCAGAGCCGTACAGCCGGGGCATTTGTTAAACAGGTTAACTTGCTGCGGATGATTAAGTTATGGAAATTTTATTGTCGCCTGAGTTTAATCGCTCAGTTTGTCAGAGATGTTCTTGATGGCCTCATCAAGTTTATTAGCCGAATCGTAAAGGTGCTTTTCTACCAGTAAAAATTCCTGTTTTTTATCCTTGCTTTCACTCATCAGCTCAACAAGGCCTAATATATTGGTCAGATGCTTGCGTACCTCGTGCGAGTTAATAAATGCAAGCTCATTTTTTTTGTTATCGTACAGTAGTTTTTCGTAATGGCGTTTTTGCCTGGCACTGCGGTATAATAACGCGATAACAGCAAACATAAAAACGGTGGTGATACTAACGAGGATTAAAATCAAACGTTCGCGACGATATTTTTCGGCAGTATCTGTAAAAGTGTTTTCAATTTTGTCGATTTTTATCTGCGCCGACGCGTTGCCCACCTGTGTAGTATTATTAAGGCTTTCTTCTGATTGCTTTAAGGCGAGATCAAAATTTTCGGCTGCCAGTTTATAATCACCCCTGTCGCGGGCAATTTTTCCCAGTAATTCGTAAAGGTGATGTTTTATTTCCGGGTGATTGGCAGAATAGGGCAGGACAAGTAATTGGTTGGCGATAGTAGTTGCCGAATCGGCCTGGCCATTGAGGTAAAACGCATCGGCAAGGTTTTGCTTCT includes:
- a CDS encoding glutamine synthetase beta-grasp domain-containing protein; the protein is MATKLEYIWLDGYKPTQSLRSKTKIVKEFSGKVEDLDNWSFDGSSTEQAPGGSSDCILKPVFVVPDPQRKSAYLVMCEVLSADGKPHESNGRATIADDDNDFWFGFEQEYFLWDPSTSKPLGFPAAGYPAPQGPYYCSVGAKNAFGREIVEEHLDACLEAGLNVEGINAEVAAGQWEFQIFAKGAKEAGDQIWVARYLLERIGEKYGVAINWHCKPLGQLDWNGSGMHANFSNTTLRTANSKEIFTAICESFRPAVAECIAVYGADNDQRLTGKHETASIHDFSYGVSDRGASIRIPLYAVDHNWSGYLEDRRPNSAADPYKVAAVIIKTVKSAKL